The Acidobacteriaceae bacterium nucleotide sequence CCATTGACTTTTCTCTCCAATTACTTCTGTGGTCGATCGTTTTACGGGCTGGCTTGCCCTTCGTCACGATCCAAAATTAGGTTTCAGGGCCAAGGGCCCTGGGTCTAGCAAACGGGTCGAGGCCCAGAGCTAGAGAGTAGTTGGCGGTTGCCTTCTAAACCCTGAACCCTGGACCCTAAACCCTGTACTTATACGCGGCGACGCTTCGGCGGACGGCAGCCGTTGTGCGGCATCGGCGTCACGTCGCGGATCGAACGAACGTCGATACCTGCAGCGGCGAGCGCACGGATGGCCGACTCACGACCCGAGCCGGGGCCCGAGACGCGAACGTCAACAGCGCGGAGACCGTGGTCGCGAGCAGCGTTTGCAGCGTTTACTGCAGCCTGCTGTGCCGCGAACGGGGTGCCCTTACGCGAACCGCGGAAGCCGAGCGAACCCGAGCTCTTCCACGACAGCGTGTTGCCCTGCTGGTCGGTGATCGTCACGATCGTGTTGTTGAACGAAGCCTGGATGAAAACGAGACCAAATGGAACGTTTTTCCGCTCGCGCTTCTTAAACTTCTTGCCCTTGCCAGCCTTAGCGCCGGCACTCTTCTGCTGTGTCTTTGCCATGGCTTACTTGGTCACTTTCTTCTTGCCAGCAACGGTGCCCTTACGCGGGCCCTTGCGGGTACGAGCGTTGGTGTGGGTGCGCTGACCGCGAACCGGGAGGCTGCGGCGATGGCGGAGACCACGATAAGACTGAATCTCGATCAGGCGCTTGATGTTGAGGCTGATTTCCTTACGGAGATCGCCTTCAATGCCGCCTTCCTGCTCGATAACTGCACGGATCTTGTTGAGCTGGTCTTCATCCAGCGTATTCATCTTGACGAGCGGATCGATGCCGGCCTTCTCCAGAATGCGGAGAGCGCGCGGCGCGCCGATGCCATAGATGTACTGAAGAGCGATACGGGCCTGCTTGTTAGGGGGCAGGTCGACGCCGGCAATACGTGCCATGGGGTGCCTTTCGGTTGAGCTCAGGAGCTACGTCCATCGAGCGGGGTTCAATGTTGAAACGGCTGACAGATTTCTCTGCCTCCTCCGGGTTCATCGCACTCCTTGACAGCGGAGAACTCGCCCGGTGGGGCCGCAGTAGTCGCCGGGGCGATTAGCCCTGGCGCTGCTTGTGCTTGGCGTTCTCGCAGATGACGCGAACGACACCCTTGCGGTGAATCACCTTGCACTTGTCGCAGATTGCCTTTACAGACGCACGGACCTTCATGATTCCTCTTCCTTACGGTGAAGCTGTTCTGGGTTGACCGACCGTTTACTTGTAGCGGTAAACGATGCGGCCGCGGCTCAGGTCATACGGGCTCAGCTCAATAGCCACGCGATCGCCGGTGAGAATGCGGATGAAGTTCTTACGCATACGCCCTGAGACGTGCGCAAGAACCTGATGCTTGTTCTCGAGCTCGACCTTGAACAACGCGTTCGGCAAGATGTCGACCACCGTTGCCATTACCTCAATTGCATCTTCCTTCGACAAACGCTCTCCTCTGACCGGGCGTTTGGGCCCTGTCAATCTTCGTGCCAGTACTACCTGTTTCGTGGGCTTCTCTTGGCTCCGTCAGCCCCGAACAGGGCACACAGAGACGGCGGAAGGTTCACGCACCATCTCCAAGTCTACACCAGAACGGAGTTTTCCGGGGTATTCGCCACTTTTTCTGCTTACGGTACCCGTAATGCCGAAGATACTGGGTCAAAAGCCTAAGAAAACCGAGGACGATCAGCCCGAACCTCTGCTACAGTCCCTGCCATGCAGACCCTTTGTCGAGCTCTACTGCTACTCTCTGCCCTGCTTGCGCCTGGCGCGGCCCTTGCGGAAAAGATCCATACCGTCGCCCTCGGCGCACCGAGACGCGTGCCGTATACGCCACCCGAGGCCACGCCGGAGACGAAAGGCGAGGACGCTACCACCCTCCGCATCCGCCCGCTGGTGGTCGACGGCAAGGTGAAGGAGTGGACCGTTGGCGAGATGCATGAGGTCACCGACCGCACCTTTGTCATCCGTCGCGCGCTGCACCTGAACGATGCCTTGCCGAACGAGGCTGCACGCTGGACGTGGCAGCCCGGGCCGTGGCTGACCGTCGACCGCACCTCGGGTCGCGTCACCGCGCTGCACCTGCCGGACTTCGACGCACAACTCTCGCACGTGGTGTGGTTTCGCGACTATGCAGCGTACTGCGGCCTGCATGTGCTGGTG carries:
- the rpsK gene encoding 30S ribosomal protein S11 is translated as MAKTQQKSAGAKAGKGKKFKKRERKNVPFGLVFIQASFNNTIVTITDQQGNTLSWKSSGSLGFRGSRKGTPFAAQQAAVNAANAARDHGLRAVDVRVSGPGSGRESAIRALAAAGIDVRSIRDVTPMPHNGCRPPKRRRV
- the rpsM gene encoding 30S ribosomal protein S13, which codes for MARIAGVDLPPNKQARIALQYIYGIGAPRALRILEKAGIDPLVKMNTLDEDQLNKIRAVIEQEGGIEGDLRKEISLNIKRLIEIQSYRGLRHRRSLPVRGQRTHTNARTRKGPRKGTVAGKKKVTK
- the rpmJ gene encoding 50S ribosomal protein L36; translation: MKVRASVKAICDKCKVIHRKGVVRVICENAKHKQRQG
- the infA gene encoding translation initiation factor IF-1 → MSKEDAIEVMATVVDILPNALFKVELENKHQVLAHVSGRMRKNFIRILTGDRVAIELSPYDLSRGRIVYRYK